The Thiosulfativibrio zosterae genome has a window encoding:
- a CDS encoding glycosyltransferase: protein MTTLLAEKVLIIGYVWPEPNSSAAGTRMMQLIHSLQAQACEICFASPAKPGEHQFDLHSLGIQQQEILLNDSSFDDFLRQFQPGLVIFDRFMMEEQFGWRVEKHCPNALRILNTEDLHSLREVRQQMLKDAVKEDALGHHLQPALCQDSMTLFNKMSGSDLAIREISAILRCDLTLMISAFETNLLQTAFNLAPQLLFTLPFIYPDASPNSKPSFENRQHFICIGNFRHAPNWDAVLTLKHIWPQIRQALPNAELHIYGAYPPKKATELHNAKQGFYVKGWADDALTVVKSAKVMLAPLRFGAGIKGKLAEAMLCGTPSVTTPLGAESMCQSIEEWNGAVVDSLDAFVEQAIALYQNPEIWQAAQLKGDALFEAQFAKKSFYEQALFERIQVLQNHLTEERKRNFTGKMLRHHLHKSTQYMAQWIEAKNKLPPAQTPNTDP from the coding sequence ATGACCACTTTGCTAGCAGAAAAAGTTTTAATCATTGGATATGTATGGCCAGAACCCAATTCATCGGCGGCCGGCACACGCATGATGCAACTGATACACAGCTTGCAAGCCCAAGCCTGTGAAATATGTTTTGCCAGCCCCGCCAAACCTGGCGAACATCAATTTGATTTACATTCACTGGGCATACAACAACAAGAAATTCTGCTTAACGACAGCAGTTTTGACGACTTTTTAAGGCAATTTCAACCAGGCCTGGTCATTTTTGACCGCTTTATGATGGAAGAACAGTTTGGTTGGCGGGTTGAAAAACATTGCCCCAACGCCTTGCGTATTCTCAATACTGAAGATTTGCACAGTCTGCGAGAAGTGCGTCAGCAAATGTTAAAAGATGCTGTTAAAGAAGACGCGCTGGGTCATCATTTACAACCGGCTTTGTGCCAAGATAGTATGACCCTGTTTAACAAAATGTCTGGCAGTGATTTGGCCATTCGAGAAATCTCGGCCATTTTGCGCTGTGATTTAACCCTAATGATTTCAGCCTTTGAAACCAACTTGTTACAAACGGCATTTAATCTAGCCCCTCAACTGCTGTTTACCTTACCGTTTATTTACCCCGACGCCTCCCCAAACAGCAAACCCTCATTTGAAAACCGTCAGCACTTTATTTGTATCGGCAATTTTCGCCATGCGCCTAATTGGGATGCGGTACTCACCCTTAAACACATTTGGCCGCAAATTCGTCAGGCATTGCCAAACGCAGAACTGCATATTTATGGTGCTTATCCCCCCAAAAAAGCCACCGAACTGCATAATGCCAAACAAGGTTTTTATGTCAAAGGTTGGGCGGATGATGCCTTAACGGTGGTTAAATCGGCAAAAGTGATGCTCGCCCCGCTTCGTTTTGGCGCTGGCATTAAAGGCAAACTGGCCGAAGCCATGCTGTGTGGCACGCCCTCGGTGACCACCCCTTTGGGTGCAGAAAGTATGTGTCAGTCGATTGAAGAATGGAATGGTGCTGTGGTCGATAGCCTTGACGCTTTTGTGGAACAAGCCATTGCGCTGTATCAAAACCCTGAGATTTGGCAAGCTGCACAACTTAAAGGCGATGCTTTATTTGAGGCGCAATTTGCAAAAAAATCGTTTTACGAACAAGCACTCTTTGAACGCATTCAAGTCTTGCAGAATCACCTCACCGAAGAAAGAAAACGCAATTTTACCGGCAAAATGCTCAGACATCATTTGCACAAAAGCACGCAATACATGGCGCAATGGATTGAAGCTAAAAACAAATTACCTCCAGCCCAAACCCCTAACACAGACCCCTAA
- a CDS encoding TIGR01777 family oxidoreductase produces the protein MKICILGGTGFIGHYLTNYFSQQFHQVKALGRQAFAPDFDLTSTLNGQDLVIMLAGANVGERWSKQHKQALWDSRLNTNARLAQALSQCKQPPARIFSASAIGIYPQNSCTNLIDETCTEIGEGVLGQLGKAWEEASLKLLPKPLILRFGVVLGKNGGALAKMLPPFKMGLGGPVAGGQQCFSWIHLEDLARIMSFAIEHPELEGPINVTAPNPVSNAVFGASLAKALHRPFWLPLPEWQLKLMFGEGAQVLTHSSAIVPQRLLDAGFEFTYPQIDDALKACV, from the coding sequence ATGAAAATCTGCATTTTGGGTGGCACCGGCTTTATAGGGCACTATTTAACCAACTATTTTAGTCAACAATTCCATCAAGTCAAAGCCTTGGGGCGCCAAGCCTTTGCGCCAGACTTTGACCTAACGAGCACTCTCAACGGGCAAGACCTAGTGATTATGCTGGCGGGCGCTAATGTGGGCGAACGCTGGAGCAAACAACACAAACAAGCCTTGTGGGACAGTCGTTTAAACACCAACGCGCGCTTGGCGCAAGCCTTAAGCCAATGCAAGCAACCACCTGCCAGAATTTTCAGTGCCTCAGCGATTGGCATTTACCCGCAAAATAGCTGTACAAACTTAATTGATGAAACCTGTACAGAGATAGGTGAGGGCGTTTTAGGACAATTGGGCAAGGCCTGGGAGGAAGCCAGTCTAAAACTGCTGCCCAAACCGTTGATTTTAAGATTTGGCGTGGTGCTGGGAAAAAATGGCGGCGCTTTAGCCAAAATGTTACCGCCCTTTAAAATGGGCTTAGGCGGACCAGTGGCGGGTGGACAACAATGCTTTAGCTGGATTCACCTAGAAGACCTAGCGCGCATCATGAGCTTTGCCATTGAACACCCTGAACTTGAAGGACCCATCAATGTCACCGCGCCCAATCCAGTCAGCAATGCGGTGTTTGGTGCCAGCTTGGCCAAAGCATTGCATCGCCCCTTTTGGTTACCCTTGCCCGAATGGCAACTGAAACTGATGTTTGGCGAAGGCGCTCAAGTGCTTACCCATTCTTCTGCCATCGTCCCGCAGCGTTTGTTGGACGCTGGGTTTGAGTTTACCTATCCGCAAATTGATGACGCACTTAAGGCTTGTGTATAA
- a CDS encoding FAD-binding domain-containing protein, with amino-acid sequence MQFFELSVTGKIDKVRLNGRSSQEKFLDWILEDTPFEPAPFNGGFDEAQRRLKNLNWQAYGKTRNHMDGAVSHLSPYIEHGLIEPHAILGFIDTNDDRIHAYHFLQQLSWRDFFQKKYQEDPKLIWQDMEPYKTGFRASEYSDKMPQDILLGKTNVAVINQFIRTLQTTGYLHNHARLYLASYVVHWRRVKWQTGAKWMLSYLIDGNLASNNYSWQWVASTGSSKPYIFNLDNVKKFAGEGLNLSGADNYPLVGSYDELKKRLFPHLQERIAV; translated from the coding sequence ATGCAGTTTTTTGAACTCAGCGTGACGGGCAAAATTGATAAAGTCCGCCTGAATGGTCGTTCAAGCCAAGAAAAATTTCTTGATTGGATTTTAGAGGATACCCCCTTTGAGCCGGCACCGTTTAATGGCGGCTTTGATGAGGCTCAGCGTCGTTTAAAAAATCTTAACTGGCAAGCCTATGGCAAAACACGCAATCACATGGATGGTGCAGTGAGTCATTTGTCGCCTTATATTGAGCATGGCTTAATTGAACCTCATGCCATTTTGGGCTTTATTGATACCAATGATGACCGCATTCATGCCTATCATTTTTTGCAACAACTCAGTTGGCGCGACTTTTTCCAAAAGAAATATCAAGAAGACCCTAAGTTGATTTGGCAAGATATGGAGCCCTACAAAACGGGTTTCAGAGCCAGTGAATACAGCGATAAAATGCCACAAGACATCTTGTTGGGTAAAACCAATGTTGCAGTTATTAACCAGTTTATTCGTACCTTGCAAACCACAGGATATTTGCACAACCACGCACGCTTATACCTGGCTTCTTATGTGGTGCATTGGCGTCGCGTTAAATGGCAAACTGGCGCCAAGTGGATGTTGAGTTATTTGATTGATGGTAATTTAGCGTCTAATAATTATTCTTGGCAGTGGGTTGCCAGCACCGGCAGTAGTAAACCCTATATTTTCAATTTGGATAATGTTAAAAAGTTTGCCGGTGAAGGCTTGAACTTATCTGGCGCGGATAACTATCCGTTAGTGGGCAGTTATGACGAATTGAAAAAACGCTTGTTTCCGCACTTACAAGAAAGGATCGCGGTATGA
- a CDS encoding DUF3429 domain-containing protein: MLKEHHWLGYGGLIPFVGLSLLIWLTPWQLDEQLLGHLLLNYSAMILSFLGGVIWMASLVYRLPKHALYVSVFAMLWPWLVLIEAEIMGLSLPLALSIAAFSFIALWLYEKRFTTAAYDYAFFKLRTQLSWVAALSLLLGSLGL, translated from the coding sequence ATGCTCAAAGAACATCACTGGTTAGGGTATGGGGGCTTGATTCCATTTGTGGGCTTAAGCCTGTTAATTTGGCTAACCCCTTGGCAGCTCGATGAGCAGTTGTTGGGGCATTTATTGCTGAATTATTCGGCCATGATTTTGAGTTTTTTGGGTGGTGTGATTTGGATGGCCAGCTTGGTTTATCGCTTACCTAAGCATGCCTTGTATGTGTCGGTTTTTGCCATGTTATGGCCTTGGTTAGTATTGATAGAAGCCGAAATCATGGGGCTTAGTTTACCGCTAGCCTTAAGCATTGCGGCCTTTAGTTTTATTGCCCTGTGGCTTTATGAAAAAAGATTTACCACCGCCGCTTATGATTATGCTTTTTTTAAATTGCGCACCCAATTATCTTGGGTAGCCGCACTTAGTTTATTGCTGGGAAGTCTGGGGTTATGA
- a CDS encoding CIA30 family protein: MSHELHELYNQDFNKPAQWRFVSDGVMGGQSQGKVTLAERNESGCSCLEGQVSLANNGGFIQMQLDLQAFNDGEVYNAQGFDGLYLEVLGNSQEYSVHLRTTQLWLPWQSFRQSFKVTPQWQRIYLPFTDFESYKTFAKLDVHKLKRLGLLAIGREFEADVCVRSLGFYKNKTISV, translated from the coding sequence ATGAGTCACGAATTGCACGAGTTGTATAATCAAGACTTTAACAAACCCGCACAATGGCGATTTGTTTCCGATGGTGTTATGGGCGGTCAATCACAAGGCAAGGTCACTTTAGCAGAGCGCAATGAGTCTGGATGTTCCTGTTTAGAAGGGCAGGTGAGCCTAGCCAATAATGGTGGATTTATTCAAATGCAGCTGGATTTGCAAGCCTTTAACGATGGCGAAGTCTACAATGCGCAAGGGTTTGATGGTTTGTATTTAGAAGTGTTGGGTAACTCGCAAGAATACAGTGTGCATTTGCGCACCACCCAGTTATGGTTGCCTTGGCAATCTTTTCGCCAATCGTTTAAGGTGACACCACAATGGCAGCGTATTTATTTGCCATTTACCGATTTTGAGTCTTACAAAACCTTTGCCAAGTTGGATGTGCATAAATTAAAGCGCTTAGGCTTGCTGGCGATTGGTCGAGAGTTTGAAGCCGATGTTTGTGTAAGAAGCTTGGGCTTTTATAAAAACAAAACCATCAGCGTTTAG
- the pdxH gene encoding pyridoxamine 5'-phosphate oxidase translates to MSKDSVQLNLQELRRSYLKGGLNEDEMDSNPFKQFASWFEQAQQADLIEPNAMIVATVDTDGQPSTRTVLLKYFDEQGFVFFTNYTSQKAQDIAQNPKVALQFLWLDLERQIKILGTAEKISTTESMRYFLSRPKGSQIGAWVSRQSEIVSSKDLLKMQYEKLKQKFSQGEVPFPDFWGGYRIRPTKIEFWQGGENRLHDRIVYTQQTQDDWVISRLAP, encoded by the coding sequence ATGAGCAAAGATTCGGTTCAACTTAACCTACAGGAACTGCGCCGTTCTTATCTCAAAGGCGGTTTGAATGAAGATGAAATGGATAGCAATCCTTTCAAACAATTTGCCAGTTGGTTTGAACAAGCCCAACAAGCCGATTTGATTGAACCCAATGCCATGATTGTTGCCACGGTAGATACGGATGGTCAACCCAGTACGCGTACTGTGTTATTGAAGTATTTTGATGAGCAAGGGTTTGTGTTTTTTACCAACTACACCAGTCAAAAAGCACAAGATATCGCTCAAAATCCTAAAGTGGCTTTGCAGTTTTTGTGGTTAGATTTGGAGCGTCAGATCAAAATCTTAGGCACTGCTGAAAAAATTTCGACCACGGAATCCATGCGCTATTTTTTAAGTCGCCCCAAAGGCAGTCAGATTGGCGCTTGGGTGAGTCGTCAGAGTGAAATTGTGTCGTCCAAAGATCTATTGAAAATGCAATACGAAAAACTCAAACAGAAGTTTTCACAAGGCGAAGTACCCTTCCCAGACTTTTGGGGTGGCTACCGTATTCGCCCAACCAAAATAGAATTTTGGCAAGGCGGTGAAAACCGCTTACATGACCGTATCGTCTATACCCAACAAACCCAAGATGACTGGGTGATTTCTCGTTTAGCGCCTTGA
- a CDS encoding CPXCG motif-containing cysteine-rich protein, which yields MLRAKTVQCPYCWEQIEIMVDPTLEEQDYIEDCSVCCSPIHFKILLDEYGHPQVQALSENEDY from the coding sequence ATGTTAAGAGCGAAAACAGTGCAATGCCCCTATTGCTGGGAGCAAATTGAAATTATGGTCGACCCAACCCTAGAAGAACAAGACTACATTGAAGACTGCTCAGTCTGCTGCAGCCCCATCCATTTTAAAATTCTGTTAGACGAATACGGCCACCCACAAGTGCAAGCCTTAAGCGAAAACGAGGACTATTGA
- a CDS encoding alpha/beta fold hydrolase, with amino-acid sequence MNSFSSRLIQNWLMLSWLIFYSAISQAGFTTPALTIQMPSQSTIQYHAMGQKEHPVAFILGGGPAFSSWNLEPIQQQVADMGFYAILMDMQGIGENASPLNGPILPSWITQIAAVKQSLAPNQSVTLIGHSWGALMAMLYQRAHPDSVNKLILLNPVDPEKKAMEHLTTEIDQRNTQETSDNTSLEEDWDNSVPENIDLNKITLRQIQQVLPTYFYDYQLGLKYAQQFSAADFNIDLNVNTWKEYDANPIKYHQISAELPKYFMDCTQDYLMPYNLKAMQAHWSFQQVAVFEKCGHFPWIERPTLFTTTLKQFLED; translated from the coding sequence ATGAATTCATTCTCTTCCCGCCTTATTCAAAACTGGCTGATGCTGTCATGGCTAATTTTTTATTCAGCCATCAGCCAAGCTGGTTTTACAACCCCAGCGTTAACCATACAAATGCCTTCACAATCAACCATTCAGTATCATGCGATGGGTCAAAAAGAGCATCCTGTTGCCTTTATTTTAGGCGGTGGTCCAGCGTTTAGCAGTTGGAATTTAGAACCCATTCAACAACAAGTCGCCGATATGGGTTTTTATGCTATTTTGATGGATATGCAAGGCATAGGCGAAAATGCCTCGCCTTTAAATGGGCCTATTCTACCGAGCTGGATTACTCAAATTGCAGCGGTCAAACAAAGCCTTGCACCCAACCAATCTGTGACCTTAATCGGCCACTCTTGGGGCGCACTCATGGCCATGCTCTATCAAAGAGCTCATCCTGATAGCGTCAATAAACTGATTTTGCTCAACCCAGTTGATCCAGAAAAAAAGGCCATGGAACATTTAACCACCGAAATAGACCAAAGAAACACCCAAGAAACCTCTGATAACACTTCCCTTGAAGAGGATTGGGACAATAGTGTTCCGGAAAACATTGATCTGAATAAAATCACGCTACGACAAATACAACAGGTTTTACCCACCTACTTTTATGATTATCAACTCGGCTTAAAATATGCCCAACAATTCAGTGCGGCGGATTTTAATATCGATTTAAATGTCAATACCTGGAAAGAATATGATGCCAACCCGATTAAATACCACCAGATTTCCGCTGAGTTACCAAAATATTTCATGGACTGCACACAAGACTACTTAATGCCCTATAATTTAAAAGCCATGCAAGCGCATTGGTCCTTTCAGCAGGTGGCTGTTTTTGAGAAATGTGGGCATTTTCCTTGGATAGAAAGGCCAACGCTATTCACCACAACACTCAAGCAATTTCTAGAGGATTAA
- a CDS encoding peroxiredoxin, producing MKHLWFTFIAGLLTFLSPMSYAQDDLQEGDLAPVFNLPNQNGTTISLSDFKGQWVVLYFYPKNDTPGCTTEACSFRDNINRLIAQKAKVIGVSLDDQASHQAFKRKYELPFDLLADTQGSVTGSYNALMDLKFIKFAKRQSFIINPEGRLAKIYRSVDPSHHVRDVIEDLKALQASHS from the coding sequence ATGAAACACCTATGGTTTACTTTTATAGCTGGTCTACTGACCTTTTTATCTCCCATGAGTTATGCGCAAGATGATCTGCAAGAAGGCGACTTAGCTCCTGTTTTCAACTTACCCAATCAAAATGGCACAACCATTTCCTTGAGCGACTTTAAAGGCCAATGGGTGGTGCTGTATTTTTATCCCAAAAATGACACCCCCGGCTGCACCACCGAAGCCTGTAGCTTTCGTGACAATATTAATCGCTTGATTGCTCAAAAAGCCAAAGTCATTGGGGTTTCTTTAGATGACCAAGCAAGCCATCAAGCCTTTAAGCGCAAATATGAGCTGCCCTTTGACCTATTGGCTGACACGCAAGGTAGCGTAACCGGCAGCTATAATGCTTTGATGGACTTAAAGTTTATTAAGTTTGCTAAACGCCAAAGTTTTATCATTAATCCAGAAGGTCGCTTGGCTAAAATTTATCGCTCGGTTGACCCATCGCATCATGTGCGTGATGTCATAGAAGATTTAAAAGCATTACAAGCCAGCCATTCATGA
- a CDS encoding PAS domain S-box protein: MKDPKLRNNLLLQLVENAQEGIVVAEKEGQDTILIYVNPAFEQLTGYEAEEILYQDCRFLQGDDTEQDAVKTIRSAIDVQKPVRTVLKNYRKDGSVFWNELSVTPFFDEIDELTYYIGIQKDVTEEVLLQEALDAANEKIARLEAQLNNQ, from the coding sequence ATGAAAGACCCCAAATTAAGAAACAACTTATTATTGCAATTGGTTGAAAATGCCCAAGAAGGCATCGTCGTTGCAGAAAAAGAAGGTCAAGACACCATCTTAATTTATGTAAACCCTGCTTTTGAGCAGTTAACGGGTTATGAAGCCGAAGAAATCTTGTATCAAGATTGCCGTTTTTTACAGGGTGACGATACTGAACAGGATGCTGTAAAAACCATTCGTTCTGCGATTGATGTTCAAAAACCCGTGAGAACCGTTCTTAAAAATTATCGCAAAGATGGCTCAGTGTTTTGGAATGAACTAAGCGTAACGCCATTTTTTGATGAGATTGATGAGTTGACCTATTACATTGGTATTCAAAAGGATGTGACAGAAGAGGTTTTGTTACAAGAAGCCTTAGATGCCGCTAACGAGAAAATTGCACGCTTAGAAGCGCAACTGAACAATCAATAA
- a CDS encoding MerR family transcriptional regulator yields MKANDALYPIREICRIAGVNPITLRAWERRYGLIEPIRTESGHRLYTQEHIDQIKAAIKLTEQGIPISQVKQLLVNQNARNPLTTNIEELDLIAQIKQVLSEYDLAKLSNTLDLLFADADETTLNHNLRILVLETGNLSREYLALLETQLLPRLYTRLRFATRHLSLSTCRKIWLQPDSSNTSDEILLLLVALYFAHQGIYPVLHLLPEIDNQALFNGLQKLRCEGIAVVANQKPLNVTLWDIWTDSHKSLEFYYFVNEDPVIDLDRKLQCHYFNLNQVF; encoded by the coding sequence ATGAAAGCTAATGATGCCCTTTACCCCATTCGTGAAATTTGTCGAATTGCTGGTGTTAATCCCATCACGCTGCGTGCCTGGGAAAGACGCTATGGTTTGATTGAGCCGATTCGCACAGAAAGCGGTCATCGCCTTTATACGCAAGAGCATATCGACCAAATTAAAGCCGCGATTAAATTGACAGAACAAGGCATTCCCATTAGCCAAGTCAAACAACTCTTGGTTAACCAAAACGCCCGTAATCCGCTTACCACCAATATTGAAGAGTTGGATTTGATTGCACAAATCAAACAAGTTCTCAGTGAATATGATTTGGCAAAACTCAGCAATACCCTAGATTTACTGTTTGCAGATGCGGATGAAACCACCTTAAACCACAATTTGCGTATATTGGTATTAGAAACAGGAAATTTATCCAGAGAATATTTAGCTTTACTGGAAACCCAATTGTTACCCAGACTTTACACGCGCTTGCGATTTGCAACCCGCCATTTGTCGTTAAGCACTTGTCGAAAAATTTGGCTCCAACCCGATAGCAGCAATACCTCAGATGAAATTTTACTGCTCTTAGTTGCTTTATATTTTGCCCATCAGGGCATTTACCCAGTGTTGCATCTACTGCCTGAAATCGACAACCAAGCGCTATTTAACGGCTTGCAAAAATTGCGCTGTGAAGGGATTGCCGTTGTGGCCAATCAAAAGCCGCTGAATGTCACCCTATGGGATATTTGGACCGACTCGCATAAATCCCTAGAGTTCTATTATTTTGTAAATGAAGATCCCGTCATAGATTTAGACAGAAAACTACAATGCCACTACTTTAATTTAAATCAGGTTTTTTAA
- a CDS encoding cryptochrome/photolyase family protein: MTTLVWCQRELRLQHHLGLQMALKQPDLVIFSYFHDPKLTIGGTESANSLWLAKSLQALQTDIQNLGGAIWIHEGDFAEQFTQLLKTHNITEVIYSFQPGEPFVTQQNLALQICQTHQVKLTPLYSEFLIEPSRFSNQQGKPYLVFTPFYKALMQRQDQCHTLDAAIPDLKATAQIPVPESAKHLPQSLQALLQKPWAQKLLAHWDISEAAAWQQADSFLANSVQNYDTDRDFPAIDASSRLSPYLQFGQISVSGLFTECQARIANGSLKAEAVQPWMRQLVWKEFARHLLCWFPHAETQPFQAKYNAMDWADADENTQAWQLSQTGIPIIDAGMRELWATGTMHNRLRMLVASLLTKNLHQHWLLGKNWFDFTLFDADPANNVMGWQWVAGCGVDAAPYYRLFNPVTQSVKFDAEGLYIRRWVPELKNLSNKAIHAPWEHTQECQMKGIILGKTYPKPIVNLAESRQDHLARVQSLKTPIC, translated from the coding sequence ATGACAACCCTAGTTTGGTGCCAAAGAGAACTGCGTTTACAACATCACTTAGGGCTGCAAATGGCGCTAAAACAACCAGATCTGGTTATTTTTAGCTATTTTCACGACCCAAAACTCACTATTGGCGGCACAGAATCTGCCAACAGCTTGTGGCTGGCAAAAAGCTTGCAAGCCCTGCAAACGGATATTCAAAATCTGGGCGGTGCTATTTGGATACACGAAGGTGACTTTGCAGAGCAGTTTACTCAACTGCTAAAAACCCATAACATTACTGAAGTGATTTACAGCTTTCAACCGGGTGAACCCTTTGTCACCCAGCAAAACTTAGCGCTGCAAATTTGCCAAACACATCAAGTCAAACTCACACCGCTCTATTCCGAGTTTTTAATTGAGCCAAGCCGCTTTAGTAATCAACAAGGCAAACCCTATTTGGTGTTTACCCCTTTTTACAAAGCCCTCATGCAACGCCAAGACCAATGTCACACACTCGATGCCGCCATTCCTGATTTAAAAGCTACGGCACAAATCCCTGTGCCTGAGTCTGCCAAACATTTGCCCCAAAGTTTACAAGCCTTACTTCAAAAACCTTGGGCTCAAAAACTACTTGCGCACTGGGACATCAGCGAAGCCGCTGCTTGGCAACAAGCCGATTCTTTTTTAGCCAACTCGGTACAAAACTATGACACCGATCGTGATTTCCCGGCAATCGATGCCAGCAGTCGTTTATCGCCCTATTTGCAATTTGGCCAAATCTCGGTCAGCGGATTATTTACAGAATGCCAAGCGCGTATTGCCAATGGCAGTTTAAAAGCCGAAGCCGTGCAACCTTGGATGCGCCAACTGGTTTGGAAAGAGTTTGCCCGCCACTTGCTTTGCTGGTTTCCGCATGCTGAAACCCAGCCATTTCAGGCCAAATACAACGCTATGGATTGGGCAGATGCCGATGAAAACACCCAGGCCTGGCAACTCAGTCAAACGGGTATTCCGATTATCGATGCCGGCATGCGCGAACTTTGGGCAACCGGCACCATGCACAATCGATTGCGAATGCTGGTCGCATCGCTCTTAACCAAAAACCTGCATCAACATTGGCTGTTGGGAAAAAACTGGTTTGACTTTACTTTGTTTGATGCCGACCCTGCCAATAATGTCATGGGCTGGCAATGGGTCGCTGGCTGTGGCGTGGATGCAGCGCCCTATTATCGATTGTTTAATCCGGTGACGCAAAGTGTCAAATTTGATGCTGAGGGACTTTATATTCGCCGTTGGGTGCCAGAGTTGAAGAACTTATCCAATAAAGCCATACATGCACCTTGGGAACACACCCAAGAATGCCAAATGAAAGGCATTATTTTGGGTAAAACCTATCCAAAACCGATTGTTAATCTCGCTGAATCTCGCCAAGATCATTTGGCGAGGGTGCAATCGCTTAAAACCCCAATTTGCTAA
- a CDS encoding chalcone isomerase family protein, whose product MKRLPWLWLGVCLFSSMSWAESTTPAKWQTLSQGTATWLFMDIYQAKLKSKMSLKANFLSNEQPLQLELCYFKSISPDILIKGANEVLPDNLSVDLQAAVNGLHASYQAVEPNDCYRLSYENGITQLQLNEQTVFTTKTAGFKAVYFGIWLGENPLSASLKKELLNLKTPRENT is encoded by the coding sequence ATGAAACGCCTACCTTGGCTTTGGCTAGGTGTATGTTTATTCAGCTCAATGAGTTGGGCTGAAAGCACTACGCCTGCCAAATGGCAAACCCTTTCGCAAGGCACCGCCACTTGGTTATTTATGGATATTTACCAAGCCAAACTTAAAAGTAAAATGTCCTTAAAGGCCAACTTTTTAAGTAATGAACAACCTTTGCAGTTAGAGTTATGTTATTTCAAATCGATTAGCCCTGATATTTTGATAAAGGGCGCAAATGAAGTATTGCCTGACAACTTATCGGTCGATTTACAAGCAGCCGTCAACGGACTTCACGCCAGCTATCAAGCGGTCGAACCCAATGACTGTTACCGCCTCAGCTATGAAAATGGCATTACACAATTACAACTCAATGAGCAAACGGTCTTTACCACGAAAACCGCTGGCTTTAAAGCGGTGTATTTTGGGATTTGGTTGGGTGAAAACCCACTGTCTGCGTCCCTAAAAAAAGAATTGCTTAACCTCAAAACGCCACGAGAAAACACATGA
- a CDS encoding DUF3833 domain-containing protein, with protein MKALFKWTLTVLLLSLTAGCSSMKIQDYANETPKLDLFAFFNGKTQAWGQFQDRSGMVLRRFTVDITGTLSADKTQLILDEQFLYNDGEKQTRVWTIKQTQPNQFIGTAADVVGEAKGQSAGNALNWAYVLDLPYKDSSIHVNFDDWMYLHDDQTMVNRAAVTKWGFKVGEVTLFFRKPTLENSAP; from the coding sequence ATGAAAGCTTTATTTAAATGGACGCTGACAGTTCTACTGCTCAGTTTAACCGCGGGATGCAGCAGCATGAAAATTCAAGACTATGCTAACGAAACGCCCAAACTGGATTTGTTTGCATTTTTTAATGGTAAAACTCAGGCTTGGGGTCAATTCCAAGACCGCAGCGGCATGGTATTGCGTCGTTTTACGGTGGACATTACTGGCACGCTCTCAGCGGATAAAACTCAACTCATCCTCGATGAACAGTTTTTATACAACGATGGCGAAAAACAAACCCGTGTTTGGACCATTAAACAGACCCAACCCAATCAGTTTATCGGTACTGCAGCCGATGTGGTTGGCGAAGCCAAGGGACAGTCGGCTGGTAATGCACTCAATTGGGCATATGTACTGGATCTGCCTTACAAAGACAGCAGTATTCATGTTAACTTTGACGATTGGATGTATCTGCATGATGATCAAACCATGGTCAATCGTGCCGCTGTGACCAAATGGGGATTTAAGGTTGGCGAAGTGACCTTATTCTTTCGCAAACCTACGCTCGAGAATTCTGCGCCATGA